The Maridesulfovibrio ferrireducens genome contains a region encoding:
- a CDS encoding ABC transporter substrate-binding protein: MKILLFSWKSVKSKLKDNVRLALIVKIFAYSLVCSFLFVGSAWADEKVVILSSLEWPPYTGEKLPDKGRSSKRVSAAFAAMGYKVEFRFAPWKRAIRSVQKNKDIMGYFPEYYSKEKAEEFIFSESIGCSPLGVLVSKKRPIFWDTFQDLAKYKIGLVSGYTNTAELDALVLSGGMDIDYASTDESNIKKLIKGRIRGAVVDCNVYDYISMSKPKLTKYRSQLTFFNKVIGMNKLHVCFKKDEKGCALARIFNEGLKIIGQDDFRDDICK, translated from the coding sequence GTGAAAATTTTATTGTTTAGCTGGAAATCAGTTAAGTCGAAATTGAAGGATAATGTACGTTTAGCATTAATTGTTAAGATTTTTGCGTATTCTTTGGTGTGCAGTTTTCTTTTTGTCGGATCAGCGTGGGCTGATGAGAAAGTGGTTATTCTCAGCTCCTTGGAGTGGCCTCCGTATACAGGTGAGAAACTGCCGGATAAGGGGAGAAGTTCAAAACGTGTGAGTGCTGCTTTCGCTGCAATGGGATATAAGGTTGAATTTAGATTTGCACCTTGGAAAAGAGCGATCCGTAGTGTGCAGAAGAATAAAGATATAATGGGTTATTTCCCGGAATATTATTCAAAAGAAAAGGCAGAGGAATTTATCTTTTCTGAAAGCATAGGATGCAGCCCTCTCGGGGTTTTGGTGAGTAAAAAAAGACCGATATTCTGGGATACTTTTCAAGACCTTGCTAAATATAAAATAGGTCTTGTTTCCGGTTATACTAATACTGCTGAACTTGATGCTTTAGTTCTTAGCGGAGGTATGGATATTGATTATGCGTCGACTGATGAAAGTAATATAAAAAAATTAATAAAAGGACGCATTCGCGGGGCTGTCGTTGATTGCAATGTGTATGATTATATTTCAATGTCAAAGCCGAAACTTACCAAGTACCGCTCTCAGTTGACCTTTTTTAATAAAGTGATTGGCATGAACAAGTTGCATGTTTGTTTCAAAAAAGATGAGAAAGGATGTGCTCTTGCTCGTATTTTTAACGAAGGATTGAAAATAATTGGTCAGGATGATTTCAGAGATGATATCTGTAAATAG
- the zupT gene encoding zinc transporter ZupT, translating to MFSENVAFALGLTLFAGLSTGIGSALAFFAKKTNTRFLSISLGFSAGVMIYVSFMEIMVKAKTALEADLGTVAGTWAAVAAFFGGIFFIALIDKLVPSYENPHEMHRIEEMNEEDLFAGKSKTKLLRMGMMSAIAIGIHNFPEGLATFTAALKDPHLGVAIAVAIAIHNIPEGIAVSVPIYYATGSKKKAFFYSFLSGLAEPVGALVGYLLFMPFMSDTVFGVIFAGVAGIMVYISFDELLPAAEEYGEHHLSIYGLISGMAVMAVSLLLFL from the coding sequence ATGTTTTCGGAAAATGTTGCTTTTGCATTAGGACTTACGCTGTTTGCGGGGCTTTCGACGGGTATAGGTTCTGCTTTGGCTTTTTTTGCTAAAAAAACAAATACCCGTTTTTTGTCCATCTCTTTGGGCTTTTCAGCAGGAGTAATGATCTACGTTTCTTTTATGGAGATCATGGTTAAAGCAAAAACAGCTTTAGAGGCTGATCTAGGGACTGTAGCAGGAACATGGGCGGCTGTTGCGGCCTTTTTCGGAGGGATATTTTTTATTGCCTTAATTGATAAACTTGTTCCCAGTTATGAAAATCCTCATGAAATGCACCGCATTGAGGAAATGAACGAAGAAGATCTTTTTGCCGGAAAAAGTAAGACTAAACTTTTAAGAATGGGAATGATGTCGGCTATTGCTATCGGCATTCATAACTTTCCAGAAGGACTCGCTACATTTACCGCCGCGCTTAAAGATCCTCATCTCGGCGTTGCCATCGCGGTGGCGATTGCAATCCATAATATTCCTGAAGGTATTGCTGTTTCCGTTCCCATCTATTATGCAACTGGTAGCAAGAAAAAAGCTTTTTTCTATTCTTTCTTGTCCGGTCTTGCTGAGCCTGTCGGTGCACTTGTCGGATATCTTTTGTTCATGCCTTTTATGTCTGACACTGTTTTCGGAGTGATTTTCGCCGGAGTTGCAGGGATTATGGTTTATATTTCTTTTGATGAGTTACTGCCTGCGGCTGAAGAATATGGCGAACATCATCTTTCAATTTATGGATTGATTTCCGGTATGGCTGTGATGGCTGTCTCGTTACTTCTTTTTCTGTAG
- a CDS encoding methyl-accepting chemotaxis protein translates to MKVKSINTVMTIIVFALVATTFAVCVWWVTNSTYDAVFKEQRHSMLSMVDESISALELYMGQTSDVVKMIGNDPSSVEALSGGSSKSSDNLLKSLMGSSKDYWAAFLFDANGKVVTGYNAKGESMVGADRSSRGYVKAVLSGRDFFIADEILKSKSGGGILIFAIAHSVRDASGKVIGGVGVFPKWDRFTSSFIDPFRIGKDGYSFMIDNKGRIIAHAVDKSLYLKDISKFDFTKHILEERNGGEAYDWKGRMKYMEYKTFPLTGWTIVVSAYESDLTAAAIHQRNVLVIAGFIVVILLSGVMVALLRILIVKPVSNILDFSGEVAGGNLRAELKGSYKYEFEILAEKISLMVDELKEKLGFSEGVLNGLVLPCGIVGPDGKMIWTNKDLCDLIESEYSPKDAIGLSTGEFVFHDATKVTLSDTALKERIKKEEEIEYRTAGGNIKNIQITATPFYDMDKNLLGSVTIWIDMTNIRQQAKEIEAQNERITHAAIEAEEISQNLSSAAEELSAQIEQSSRGAEDQRDRVAETSTAMEEMNVTVLEVARNAGTAAEDADSAKAKAQNGEKIVSNVIEAVEGVKGQADALKVSMEQLGVEASEIGNVLKVINDIADQTNLLALNAAIEAARAGDAGRGFAVVADEVRKLAENTMAATSEVGGAITKIQNMTKENIKATENAADSAHRSSELANESGKTLAEIVHLVENAADQVRGIATAAEQQSATSDEINRATEDISRISMETSQVLDEAAKAIQEVASMASKLNSVIEDIQSN, encoded by the coding sequence ATGAAAGTTAAGAGCATTAATACGGTAATGACCATTATCGTGTTTGCCCTCGTCGCAACAACCTTTGCAGTTTGTGTGTGGTGGGTGACAAATAGTACTTATGATGCAGTCTTTAAAGAGCAAAGACATTCAATGCTCAGCATGGTTGATGAGTCTATAAGTGCTCTTGAACTTTACATGGGGCAGACTTCTGACGTTGTCAAAATGATAGGAAATGATCCCAGTTCTGTAGAAGCTCTTTCCGGTGGAAGTTCTAAAAGTTCAGATAATCTTCTTAAGTCTCTTATGGGATCGTCTAAAGATTATTGGGCTGCGTTCCTTTTTGATGCGAACGGAAAGGTTGTCACCGGGTATAACGCCAAAGGTGAAAGCATGGTTGGGGCAGACCGGTCCTCACGAGGGTATGTGAAAGCAGTTTTATCCGGGAGAGACTTTTTTATTGCAGATGAGATTTTAAAATCTAAGAGTGGCGGCGGAATTCTCATTTTTGCAATAGCCCATTCAGTTCGTGATGCCAGCGGTAAGGTTATAGGCGGAGTGGGAGTGTTCCCTAAATGGGATAGATTCACTTCATCGTTTATTGATCCTTTCCGGATTGGTAAAGACGGATACAGCTTTATGATTGATAACAAGGGAAGAATTATTGCCCATGCTGTGGATAAAAGTTTATATTTGAAAGATATTTCAAAATTTGATTTTACGAAGCATATTCTGGAAGAAAGGAATGGTGGGGAAGCATACGACTGGAAAGGGCGGATGAAGTACATGGAGTACAAAACTTTTCCTCTTACCGGCTGGACGATTGTTGTAAGTGCATATGAGTCTGATTTGACTGCAGCTGCTATACATCAGCGTAATGTTCTGGTTATTGCCGGTTTTATTGTTGTTATACTCCTCAGCGGAGTAATGGTTGCGCTTTTGAGAATTCTTATTGTTAAACCTGTTTCAAATATTCTTGATTTTTCCGGTGAAGTTGCCGGAGGTAATCTTAGAGCTGAACTCAAGGGTTCTTATAAGTACGAATTTGAGATTTTGGCTGAAAAAATCAGTCTTATGGTCGACGAGTTGAAGGAAAAGCTCGGGTTCTCCGAAGGAGTGCTCAACGGCTTGGTTCTTCCATGCGGAATAGTCGGTCCTGACGGTAAAATGATTTGGACGAATAAAGATTTATGCGATTTGATTGAGAGTGAGTATAGTCCTAAAGATGCTATAGGTCTTTCGACTGGAGAGTTCGTCTTTCACGATGCTACAAAGGTGACGCTATCTGATACTGCACTTAAAGAGCGCATAAAGAAGGAAGAGGAAATTGAGTATCGTACCGCTGGCGGAAATATAAAAAATATTCAAATAACCGCAACGCCGTTCTACGATATGGATAAAAATCTTCTTGGCTCTGTAACTATCTGGATTGATATGACGAATATCAGGCAGCAGGCTAAGGAAATTGAGGCTCAGAATGAAAGAATTACTCATGCTGCAATAGAAGCAGAAGAGATTTCTCAGAATCTTTCCAGTGCTGCTGAAGAGTTGTCGGCTCAGATAGAACAGTCGAGTCGTGGCGCTGAGGATCAACGTGACAGAGTCGCCGAGACTTCCACAGCAATGGAAGAAATGAATGTAACCGTTCTTGAGGTTGCCCGTAACGCAGGTACTGCTGCTGAAGACGCAGACAGTGCTAAGGCGAAAGCTCAGAACGGTGAAAAGATTGTGAGCAACGTTATTGAGGCTGTTGAAGGTGTTAAGGGGCAGGCTGATGCTCTTAAAGTTTCAATGGAACAGCTCGGAGTGGAAGCTTCGGAAATTGGTAACGTCTTGAAGGTCATTAATGATATAGCTGATCAGACCAATCTGCTGGCTCTTAATGCTGCAATTGAAGCCGCCAGAGCTGGTGATGCCGGTCGCGGATTCGCGGTCGTTGCGGATGAAGTCCGTAAACTTGCCGAGAATACCATGGCGGCGACCAGTGAGGTCGGTGGAGCTATTACTAAGATTCAGAATATGACTAAAGAGAATATTAAGGCGACTGAAAATGCAGCCGATTCTGCTCATCGCAGCAGTGAGCTGGCTAATGAATCAGGTAAGACTCTCGCTGAAATTGTTCATCTGGTAGAGAACGCTGCTGATCAGGTCAGAGGCATCGCGACTGCAGCCGAACAACAGTCTGCAACCAGTGATGAAATTAACAGGGCCACAGAAGATATCAGCAGAATCTCCATGGAGACTTCGCAGGTTCTGGACGAAGCCGCTAAAGCTATTCAGGAAGTTGCATCCATGGCATCAAAACTTAATTCTGTGATTGAAGATATTCAGTCTAATTAA
- a CDS encoding DUF3089 domain-containing protein, with amino-acid sequence MKKKLIIINILFLLLSHTITTTVHCADQARIDPDYSISDNWITLPASIDKSIDVFWVYPTVYTGKAPVASINDPQMRDGAQLTLRTQAAVFKDSANIFAPLYRQANMSILGQDNLHKDQYLNVGKSDVRAAFNHYLRELNNGRPFILASHSQGSVIVTALMKELMDNPNLRDKMVAAYAIGWGITQDDLNNFTFLKICEKADQTGCIVTYNCVADGYQKAAPTILPGTIVVNPLDWTTNSEKVSADQNKGAVFFNKDGIKSETIPNYCSSEIKDGGLVVDMKNTAPMKRMPFGKGVYHVYDYSLFFDNLKANVAERIKAYQKDHK; translated from the coding sequence ATGAAAAAAAAACTCATAATCATAAATATTTTATTTTTACTTCTTTCACACACTATCACAACCACCGTCCATTGTGCAGATCAGGCAAGAATTGATCCTGACTACTCTATATCCGACAACTGGATTACTCTTCCCGCCTCCATAGATAAAAGTATCGATGTATTTTGGGTTTACCCGACAGTCTACACAGGAAAAGCCCCCGTTGCTTCCATAAATGATCCCCAGATGCGTGACGGGGCACAGTTAACTCTCCGCACTCAGGCTGCTGTATTCAAGGATAGTGCAAATATTTTTGCTCCACTATACAGACAAGCTAACATGTCCATTCTAGGACAGGATAACCTTCATAAAGATCAATATCTGAATGTGGGTAAATCTGATGTCCGTGCAGCATTCAATCATTATTTACGGGAACTTAACAACGGACGGCCTTTTATTCTAGCCTCACACAGTCAGGGTTCCGTTATTGTTACCGCATTAATGAAAGAATTGATGGATAATCCAAATCTTCGCGATAAAATGGTTGCAGCATATGCGATCGGCTGGGGAATTACTCAAGATGATTTAAACAACTTCACATTCCTTAAAATCTGCGAAAAGGCAGATCAAACGGGGTGTATTGTGACTTATAACTGTGTAGCGGATGGATATCAGAAAGCGGCTCCGACTATTCTGCCGGGAACTATTGTTGTTAACCCGCTTGACTGGACTACAAATTCTGAAAAAGTTTCTGCAGATCAAAACAAAGGGGCTGTTTTTTTCAATAAAGACGGCATAAAATCGGAAACAATTCCAAACTACTGCTCATCTGAAATTAAAGACGGCGGACTTGTTGTCGATATGAAAAATACAGCACCAATGAAACGTATGCCCTTCGGAAAAGGTGTATATCATGTGTATGACTACTCCTTATTCTTCGATAATTTGAAAGCCAACGTGGCTGAAAGAATCAAGGCTTATCAAAAAGACCATAAATAA
- a CDS encoding TraR/DksA C4-type zinc finger protein: MKDDQKNELMKKIKNEIENLTRMVDELKDTVAPVTPDAAIGRLSRLDTMLNQGINKSSISQSLDRIMKLENALTRLDDDPFFGECQECGAKIPFARLIALPESRFCVNCAE, encoded by the coding sequence ATGAAAGATGATCAAAAAAATGAATTGATGAAGAAGATTAAGAATGAAATTGAGAATCTTACCCGTATGGTTGATGAACTTAAGGATACAGTTGCTCCTGTGACACCTGATGCAGCTATCGGAAGGCTTTCAAGGCTTGATACAATGCTCAATCAGGGGATTAATAAGTCCTCTATTTCGCAATCTCTTGATAGAATTATGAAACTTGAAAATGCCCTTACCCGTTTGGATGATGACCCTTTTTTCGGGGAGTGTCAGGAGTGCGGAGCTAAAATTCCCTTTGCAAGATTGATTGCTCTTCCTGAAAGTAGATTTTGTGTTAATTGCGCAGAGTAA
- a CDS encoding MBL fold metallo-hydrolase, which yields MLERLDNEIYLKNVQLEGYEVRGALILGSEKAVILDTLSRPEDMLKYKELIGDRELIIIYSHADWDHIWGTAGLKMPIKSIIAHSSCLARFSKDVPETLKEYKKNQPELYNSVELIPPDTVFDSKMKIDLGGITIQLSQLSGHTEDSIVGFIPEKGILLAGDAVETPFPCINKNSPMANWITELEKWEGNKNLKIVIPAHGKVSGPDIISQNLQYLKSLLNKDKIEISASLSSFYKETHLENMAFASEQK from the coding sequence TTGCTTGAACGACTTGATAACGAAATCTATTTAAAAAATGTCCAGCTCGAAGGTTACGAGGTTCGCGGCGCCCTGATTTTAGGCTCTGAGAAAGCTGTAATTTTAGACACTCTTTCCCGACCGGAGGATATGCTTAAGTATAAAGAACTTATCGGGGATCGTGAATTAATCATCATCTACAGCCATGCTGACTGGGATCATATCTGGGGAACTGCTGGGCTTAAGATGCCTATCAAATCAATCATTGCCCACAGTTCTTGTCTTGCCAGATTTTCAAAGGATGTACCTGAAACATTAAAGGAGTATAAAAAAAATCAACCCGAATTATATAACTCAGTTGAATTGATTCCCCCTGATACTGTTTTTGATTCTAAAATGAAAATAGATCTCGGAGGGATTACAATTCAACTTTCACAGCTTTCGGGACACACCGAAGATTCCATAGTCGGCTTTATCCCCGAAAAGGGAATCCTTTTAGCGGGTGATGCGGTTGAAACTCCCTTCCCCTGCATCAACAAAAATTCTCCGATGGCAAACTGGATTACCGAACTTGAAAAATGGGAGGGCAATAAAAATCTTAAGATTGTTATACCGGCTCACGGCAAAGTCAGTGGACCTGATATTATAAGTCAAAATTTACAATACCTTAAAAGTCTTCTTAATAAAGATAAAATTGAAATATCTGCGTCCTTAAGCTCTTTCTATAAAGAAACTCACTTAGAAAATATGGCCTTCGCCTCTGAACAAAAATAA
- the ettA gene encoding energy-dependent translational throttle protein EttA, with translation MSTEPDKIIYSMVRVSKYFDKKPILKDISLSYFYGAKIGVLGLNGSGKSSLLKILAGVDESFEGETHVSAGYTIGFLEQEPLIDETRTVREVVEEGVASITALVNEFNEINAKFAEPMEPEEMDALLDKQANVQEKMDACGAWDIDSRLEMAMDALRCPPGDTPVSVISGGEKRRVALCRLLLQEPDILLLDEPTNHLDAESVAWLERHLQNYAGTIIAVTHDRYFLDNVAGWILELDRGRGIPWKGNYSSWLEQKEKRLSNEAKTDDKRIKALASELEWIRMSPKGRHAKSKARVKAYEELANQDSNERAKDLELYIPPGPRLGKKVIEAKGIRKQAGDKLLVDDVNFIIPAGAIVGIIGPNGAGKTTLFKMITGQEKPDAGEMSVGETVKVTHVDQHRDALDPDKTVYEVISGGNEFIKLGDREINARAYVGKFNLTGSEQQKKCSVLSGGERSRVHLALMLQEGGNVLLLDEPTNDLDVNTMRSLEEGLSNFSGCVLVISHDRWFLDRIATHILAFEGDSSTFWFEGSYSEYEEDKKKRLGKDADQPHRIKYRKLTR, from the coding sequence ATGAGTACCGAACCTGATAAGATCATTTATTCGATGGTCAGGGTCAGCAAATATTTTGACAAGAAGCCGATCCTTAAAGATATCTCTCTTTCATATTTCTATGGCGCCAAAATCGGCGTGCTGGGGCTGAACGGTTCCGGTAAAAGTTCACTCCTGAAAATATTGGCAGGAGTTGACGAAAGCTTTGAAGGCGAAACCCATGTTTCAGCCGGATACACAATCGGTTTCCTTGAACAGGAACCTCTGATTGATGAAACCCGAACTGTCCGCGAAGTTGTTGAAGAAGGTGTCGCAAGCATCACAGCACTTGTTAACGAGTTTAACGAGATCAACGCTAAATTTGCCGAACCGATGGAACCTGAAGAAATGGATGCCCTGTTGGACAAGCAGGCTAATGTTCAGGAAAAAATGGATGCGTGCGGAGCTTGGGATATTGATTCCAGACTCGAAATGGCAATGGACGCACTGCGGTGCCCTCCGGGTGACACTCCTGTGTCTGTTATTTCCGGTGGTGAAAAACGCCGCGTAGCTCTTTGCCGTCTGCTTCTTCAGGAACCTGATATTCTTCTTCTTGACGAGCCTACAAACCATCTTGACGCTGAATCTGTCGCATGGCTTGAAAGACATCTACAGAATTATGCCGGAACAATCATTGCCGTAACCCATGACCGTTACTTCCTCGACAACGTCGCAGGATGGATTCTGGAACTGGACAGAGGCCGTGGTATTCCATGGAAAGGCAACTACTCTTCATGGCTTGAGCAGAAAGAGAAAAGACTCTCCAACGAAGCAAAAACTGACGACAAAAGAATAAAAGCTCTTGCCAGCGAACTTGAATGGATACGCATGTCTCCCAAAGGACGCCATGCAAAAAGCAAAGCTCGAGTTAAGGCATACGAAGAACTCGCAAATCAAGATTCCAATGAACGGGCAAAAGATCTTGAGCTTTACATTCCACCGGGACCACGTCTTGGTAAAAAGGTCATCGAAGCAAAAGGAATCCGCAAACAGGCCGGAGATAAACTACTTGTCGATGACGTGAACTTTATCATTCCTGCGGGTGCAATAGTCGGTATTATCGGCCCTAACGGAGCCGGTAAAACAACACTTTTCAAAATGATCACCGGACAGGAAAAACCTGACGCAGGCGAAATGTCTGTCGGGGAAACTGTCAAGGTTACTCATGTGGACCAGCACCGTGATGCTCTTGATCCAGATAAAACAGTTTATGAAGTTATTTCGGGTGGTAATGAATTCATAAAACTTGGTGACCGGGAAATTAATGCGCGCGCATATGTTGGAAAATTCAATCTGACCGGTTCTGAGCAGCAGAAAAAATGTTCTGTTCTCTCCGGTGGAGAAAGAAGCCGCGTTCATCTAGCACTCATGCTGCAGGAAGGCGGAAACGTACTCCTCCTTGATGAACCTACCAACGACCTTGATGTTAACACAATGCGCTCCCTTGAAGAAGGTCTGTCCAACTTCAGCGGCTGTGTACTGGTAATCAGCCATGACCGCTGGTTCCTCGACCGCATCGCTACGCATATTCTTGCTTTTGAAGGAGATTCTTCGACATTCTGGTTCGAAGGCTCATACTCTGAATATGAAGAAGACAAAAAGAAAAGACTTGGTAAGGACGCTGACCAGCCTCATCGCATCAAATACCGCAAACTTACCCGTTAA
- a CDS encoding cation:proton antiporter, which yields MGIASDLVILILAGLLGGFAARLLRQPLLLGYIVAGVIVGPYTGGVTVTDVHDIEMLAEIGVALLLFTLGIEFSIKELKPVKAVALIGTPLQIILTMLFGWGVGSFMGWDSHLSLWFGAFISLSSTMVVLKTLESRGLVGTLSSRVMIGMLVVQDLVVVPMLIIMPQLGSSAFGLEQVGFAALKTVLFLASMFLLGTRIIPALMKMIASWNSRETFMLTCSAIGLGVGYTTHMLGLSFAFGAFVAGMVLSESKYAYQALSDILPLRDVFSLVFFASVGMLIDPMYIWHNLDTVLLLTFCILVGKGLIFGGISSLFKYRNVIPLALGFGMFQVGELSFLLLQQGADSGSFPKEYFPLFMGTGILTMMLTPILSSFTSPIYLFFRKRNGSNDLQTVNIPKEGLDQHVVVLGGGRYGSYVAEVLERIDIPYVIIELNANKVEAAIEIGQNIIYGDAAQEIVLKAAEVSRARMVLMTIPSIAGAGMVFERLRQLAPGTRVVALSRNSEQVQVLNDLGVHNIIMPEFETSLEMIRQILRHFSLPATEVQNVMDSMRRDRYTTDVQRQNPRHELLKSLRAASESIELCWIQAEEGASIIGLSLAGSRIRTVTGVSVAGILRDGKFSINPEGEFEFQSGDFVGVLGSKDNIDRFRKLASVQKNKSVSE from the coding sequence TTGGGAATAGCATCTGATCTTGTAATACTTATTCTCGCCGGATTGCTTGGCGGATTTGCTGCTCGCTTATTGCGTCAACCCTTATTGCTTGGTTACATCGTTGCGGGTGTTATTGTCGGGCCGTATACAGGCGGCGTAACTGTGACAGATGTTCATGATATCGAAATGCTTGCCGAAATCGGAGTGGCTTTGCTCCTTTTTACCCTTGGTATTGAATTTTCCATCAAAGAACTTAAGCCTGTAAAAGCTGTTGCCTTGATCGGAACACCGCTACAGATAATTTTAACTATGTTATTCGGGTGGGGAGTTGGCTCGTTTATGGGCTGGGATTCACATCTTTCTTTATGGTTCGGTGCTTTTATTTCCTTGTCCAGTACAATGGTCGTGTTGAAGACTCTTGAAAGCCGGGGGTTGGTGGGAACTCTTTCCAGTCGGGTGATGATTGGAATGCTAGTTGTTCAGGATCTGGTTGTGGTGCCTATGCTCATTATTATGCCGCAACTGGGGTCCTCAGCTTTCGGGCTGGAGCAGGTTGGTTTTGCCGCGCTTAAAACAGTATTGTTTCTTGCTTCCATGTTTTTGCTGGGAACTCGGATTATTCCTGCTTTGATGAAAATGATAGCAAGCTGGAATTCCCGTGAAACATTTATGCTTACTTGCAGTGCTATCGGTCTCGGAGTCGGTTATACAACACACATGCTGGGGCTCTCCTTTGCTTTCGGGGCATTTGTTGCGGGTATGGTGCTCAGTGAATCAAAGTATGCTTATCAGGCGTTAAGTGACATCCTGCCACTGCGGGATGTTTTCAGTCTGGTCTTTTTTGCCTCCGTAGGGATGCTGATAGATCCGATGTATATATGGCATAATTTAGACACTGTTCTTTTGCTTACTTTTTGTATCCTTGTGGGGAAGGGGCTTATTTTCGGCGGGATATCGAGCCTTTTTAAATATAGAAATGTCATTCCGCTGGCTCTTGGTTTCGGTATGTTTCAGGTTGGTGAGCTGTCCTTTTTATTGTTGCAGCAGGGTGCAGATTCCGGCTCTTTTCCGAAAGAATACTTTCCTTTGTTCATGGGAACCGGAATTCTCACAATGATGCTGACTCCGATTCTTTCTTCATTTACATCACCGATATATTTATTTTTCAGAAAGCGTAATGGTAGTAACGATCTTCAAACAGTAAATATTCCGAAAGAAGGTCTGGATCAACATGTAGTTGTTCTCGGCGGGGGAAGATACGGGTCCTACGTTGCGGAAGTTTTAGAGCGAATAGATATTCCATATGTAATTATTGAACTTAATGCGAATAAGGTGGAAGCGGCCATCGAGATAGGGCAGAATATTATTTATGGCGACGCTGCGCAGGAAATTGTACTGAAGGCAGCCGAAGTATCTCGTGCGCGTATGGTGCTTATGACAATCCCTTCGATTGCCGGCGCCGGTATGGTTTTTGAAAGGTTGCGACAGCTTGCTCCCGGTACTCGTGTCGTAGCTCTTTCTAGAAATTCTGAACAGGTACAGGTTCTAAATGATTTAGGCGTGCATAATATTATTATGCCTGAATTTGAAACCAGTCTTGAAATGATTCGTCAGATATTACGCCATTTCAGCTTGCCAGCAACAGAAGTTCAAAATGTAATGGATTCCATGCGCAGAGACAGATATACAACAGATGTTCAGCGGCAGAATCCAAGGCATGAGTTGCTCAAAAGTTTAAGAGCCGCATCTGAATCCATTGAACTTTGTTGGATTCAAGCCGAAGAGGGGGCAAGTATAATAGGACTTTCTCTTGCCGGAAGCAGAATAAGGACTGTTACCGGCGTTTCGGTTGCAGGAATTCTCAGAGATGGAAAATTCAGTATTAATCCTGAAGGTGAGTTTGAGTTTCAGTCTGGAGATTTTGTCGGAGTTTTGGGTTCGAAGGATAATATAGATAGATTTAGGAAGCTTGCATCGGTTCAAAAAAACAAGAGTGTTTCGGAGTAA